Proteins encoded together in one Impatiens glandulifera chromosome 1, dImpGla2.1, whole genome shotgun sequence window:
- the LOC124922705 gene encoding probable choline kinase 2, whose product MRILARVDFSRALILQAIGRCPPSRIHKTLSLPTSDFSLIPPLLYPTRRETNSPNFALSEMVTPKIGKERLPTDAKKILESIASSWGVIIEDVNLFQVIPLKGAMTNEVYQIKWPKRDSESESRKVLVRIYGEGVDVFFNRDDEIRTFECMSHHGQGPRLLGRFSNGRVEEFIHARTLSAFDLCNPSISALIAAKMKEFHDLPISGPQKVLLWERLRNWLETAKTMASTEQIKEFRLDTMGGEAGEISFLEKTLSHENQCIGFCHNDLQYGNIMIDEETNSITLIDYEYASYNPIAYDIANHFCEMAADYHTEMPHILDYTKYPNADERQQFLRAYLNCADKQLKNLELDMLIKDVEMYTLASHLLWGLWGIISEHVNDIDFDYIEYARQRFREYWQRKGMLLGSSG is encoded by the exons ATGCGAATACTTGCACGTGTAGATTTCTCTCGGGCGCTGATACTTCAAGCAATCGGCAGGTGTCCGCCATCGCGAATTCACAAAACTCTCTCTCTTCCAACTTCCGATTTCTCTTTGATTCCTCCTCTACTTTACCCAACAAGAAGAGAAACAAATTCTCCTAACTTCGCGCTTTCAG AAATGGTTACACCAAAGATTGGTAAAGAACGCTTACCAACAGACGCGAAGAAGATTCTAGAATCAATAGCGTCATCTTGGGGTGTCATAATTGAAGATGTGAACTTATTTCAGGTTATACCTTTGAAAGGTGCGATGACTAATGAGGTCTATCAGATAAAATGGCCGAAGAGGGATTCAGAAAGTGAATCAAGGAAGGTGCTTGTGAGGATATACGGTGAGGGTGTTGATGTTTTCTTCAACCGTGATGATGAGATTCGCACGTTTGAATGTATGTCTCATCATGGACAGGGTCCTCGACTTCTTGGAAGATTCTCAAATGGGCGAGTTGAGGAGTTTATTCATGCTCGG ACACTGTCAGCCTTTGATCTATGTAACCCGAGTATATCTGCTCTTATAGCAGCTAAAATGAAGGAATTCCATGATCTTCCCATCTCCGGCCCCCAAAAAGTGCTCTTGTGGGAAAGATTGAG GAATTGGCTTGAAACAGCCAAGACTATGGCTTCCACTGAACAAATAAAGGAATTTCGTCTTGATACAATGGGTGGAGAAGCTGGAGAAATATCCTTCTTGGAGAAGACTTTGTCACATGAAAACCAATGCATAGGTTTCTGTCACAATGATTTGCAATATGGTAACATAATGATTGATGAAGAGACCAATTCTATAACTCTAATT GATTACGAGTATGCTAGCTACAATCCTATTGCTTATGACATAGCAAATCACTTTTGTGAAATGGCTGCTGATTATCATACTGAAATGCCTCATATTTTGGACTACACTAAATACCCGA ATGCGGATGAGCGACAACAATTCCTACGTGCTTATTTAAATTGTGCAG ACAAACAGCTTAAGAACTTGGAACTTGATATGTTGATTAAAGATGTTGAAATGTACACTCTTGCAAGCCATCTACTTTGGGGTTTATGGGGGATAATATCG GAACATGTTAATGACATTGACTTTGATTATATCGAGTATGCAAGACAGAGGTTTCGGGAATACTGGCAAAGGAAGGGAATGCTATTGGGATCCTCAG GTTGA